Within Populus trichocarpa isolate Nisqually-1 chromosome 6, P.trichocarpa_v4.1, whole genome shotgun sequence, the genomic segment TGCGTACCGTGTTGTTCTATAAAGACTAAACTTGCATGGTGCACGTTatctttatttgaatttttttatttaaaattaaaatttattttttaaaaaattattttaatatgttaatattaacaaaaaattttattttttttaatatatttttaaataaaaaaatattttcatccataattactattatattttcaaataaaaaaattgcatttagtggtctatagttttttaaagATGGGCTAAAGATAGTTTAAAATGCCCAGGTTTAGTTTCTAGTAAGATAAAGGTGAAGATTTTGCGCCATttcttttgaataattaatCTATATACCTTTGCAAGTTATAAGCCTTTATTGTTGGATTGCTGAcataatgaaaaatgaattttgagttTCTCAACTTTGGGTCACATGCAACtaatgttgggttttttttttcccctaagGCTTTGTTTGGTAAGGCCAAAACttgctaaagaaaaaaaaattgcaatttttgGGTCCTCAAGTTTGTTTGGCAAAAGCACTCCAAGAAAAATTACAAgctttgtatttctttttcttttattttttattttgtcgaACATGATCTTAGTCTAATTTTAATAAGTTCTCAAAGTTTCAAAGATCATTTTGCAATTATTTGCCGGTCCCccaagtgtttttaaaataattttatttaatatcgggCTGTAaatttacactgtaagatactgatctaatattaaaaatacctaattttccctaaatttttagaaaaaaaaattctcagttaaaaaatacaaataaatatgtttttttttgtgaatacggtcaaattttaaaattttctcatgtatattttctaaaaaagataaaatcatatttttatcatattttaaaagtacaaaATGGATATCAGAACCAATTTATGTTTATCTATTAGGATTtgactaaaatttcaaaaataccataaaaattaattaatttaattattattcggGGTATAAGTTTTACAAATGCATACTTatggtattaaattaaatgaatttatagtaATAAATGTTAGGAATTAACTTTATCTAGGAAATAAAAGCGATGCTAAAATTTGAGCTGGAGAACAATTAGGATTTAACTTGATAAGATAAAGATTTTCTCATGAAggatctgccttgaaccttatATGAgaccaatgaaaaaaaacataacttagaataataatcaatcaacaatgcagcttaccttaggtatggtgcactaggggtgatgcgtcttccccttgcacaactagtctccttacccagactctcgtaAGCTAATAGGTTTTCTAATGACATGATACTAGGTGAAGACTCcctcaaatcataattttatgattcaaCCCAAAACCCTCTCAATCCAAGAGGCTGTTTTGCTATTCGATGCCTTGTACGTCACGAAAATGGTTATGGTGAAagtgataaaatttattaggattttttatgtttgtgtcTCTCTTCATTAAAGGTAGATATCACACAACGTCCTTTCCCTAAATGTCAGCAAATACCTCAGAACATGTAGTGGTAAAAGGTGTAGTTAAGGGCTCAAGAAATGTCAAGCAATCATGAATAGGTCCTTAAATGCTCCTCTTGGATGATGCCCTAGTAGGAGATTGATGGCGATGTAGAGATTCAACTATTTGAAAATAGGGGTGTCTCTATGTAGTGACACTTATTTCTTCTACTAGAATATTGTTCTGTATCGcctattttacattaaaaagagTTCTGTTAGAGAGAGTACATAAGTGTTCTTGTAATGAGTAGTTATAGAGTCCACTAACAAAAGCCTTAATGGAAATTGGTTCAAGTAGATTTTCCACGTTTAACATTTTCTTATTGAATCTCTAGAGATAAACTATGAtactttcatctttttattaggTGATGATAAAGAGATTAACTATGCTCTTCTTTGCTAGAATgctaatgttgaaataaaagatgagCTTAACATATAAATCATGAAGACCAGGGATAAAGTCGGGTTCAATGCGATAATACCACACCCTATCATATCTGTAAAATGTCATTAGGAAAACCTTGTATGTAACATCACTCTTTTGTGTTATAAGTTCTATGATACTTTTGGCATTTTGGATATGCTCTCTAGGATCTGTAAGACTGTTATAATTATCCAAGTTGGCCTTCACACATACATCTTATTTGGAGAGGTGAGTGTGTAACACTCAATGATAAAGTAGAGAGTCTCCTACTTGGTGGGAATGATGTTCATTCTTAGAAGGTTATATAGTCATTAATCTCATCACGTGTTTAGTTCTTTTTAATAAGGGAGCATGCAAGTGAGAGTTAGAAAAGGATTAATGGAGATAATCATTCATATGGCTGGGATCTGTAGAGGAGTGCTCTTCATTGCGAGATGGCTTTTTTAGAGAGTTAGAGTATTATGGACACTTTGCATGTTATTGTCCCATTCCTTTATGGAACTAAAGTTGTCTTTATGCATTTGGTGCATATAATAGAGTTGTATGTTGTATTTactattaatgaaataaaaatatgtaaagcTTTACTTATGTGGTTAGAACAACATTATTGTGTACTTGTACTTGATAGAAGAGTTGTTAAAGAGATAGAGGAGTAGAAGTTTTTATAGTAGGGAGATTAGTTGCTCTTTTTTATCCACGAGTTTCATCAATCCTGAAAAAGTAAAATGGGTGAAAGAGAATGAACTAGTTTTTATTGAGCCTCTTATAGACAACATCACtaatgaaatcatgaaaaaaaattaaaagaaaaaaataggatttTTATACCTACTTCAAGGGTTAATGAAGTGATGGGTTGACCCAAATAGATAGGCCTGACTAGATGGCTAAACATTTGACTAAAAAACAAGTTCACTAAAGAATAAAGGACTCTTCGATGCTTAAATTAATAAATGCATAAGGAtagaaaaatgtataaaaagagaaaaataaaatgaaattgtagGGGTTACATGTATTGGTATAGCCTATGCATGTATTGACTCAAAATTATATAGCCTGGCCAGCTCTTGTTATGAATTCTCCAACTTTTATGTGGTTAGAACTTGTGTGGCATGGTCTATTATCTTTACATGGCTAATGCTTCCAATTGCCTAACTTTTTATAGCTATCTATAGTTCTTTATGGCCAAGGATGAGGTCTAGGTTTTTTATGGGGACTAGgtatatttatacacaaatcttttttttttaatatagaaagagacgtattatatatattattggtaGAGAAACTGATGTGCTTGTCAGTGTTATCCATAAGTATAGGAAAAAAGTCATTAGCTAGTCATGGTGGTATGGTGTAGTGTGGTATGGTATGGTGAAACCTTTGAGGTGTGTGCAATGTCTGCCATTGGTAAAGATATTGGTTAGCTATCTATAAAGAGTAGGCATAGAAGATATGCCAATATGCCAAGTGGTGTTACAAGTGGCTTAGAAAAAAGTACCTACTCTACATAGAAAAAGTTGTGTGTGCTTAGAAAAATAATGTGTGCATGACTCCTAGTGTAAACTcctgtttaaaattattatttttcgagttagtaaaatttgaaaacttaattTTGGAAATAAAATAGGTCAAATTGAATTAAGGAAAATTTCATggtgatttaaataaataaaacaatgtgtaaaaattcaaattttttaagcGTAAAATCACTGACTATCTAGTCTTACAATATTGAACATATATGATTATTGGATCGGGCTTAAATTTTACAAGAAATCTATAGATGTACTGTTTTgtcttgggttaaaatttcaagaaaatccGAGGTCAGGAAGACCTTGCAAAACAGTGTTAACCGGGTAGATTATAACAAGTGAATAAGTGAGGGATTAAGTAAGggtaaaaggataaaataattaccctcttttccttttctcagGGCTAATAGCAGCAGAATAGGAAAGAAGAAATTAGTTCTTCTCATCTTCTCACTTCAACCCAATTACATATCCATCTAAAGAGATTGAGAAGAGATTGTgtgtgaagaagaaaaataacaaaacacaaatgaTTTTGAGGGAGAGGGTGATGGTTTGGATAGTAGGAGAGTAGtgaaagaagcaagaaaatctcaatgaggaagaagaagaagaaattattaaGAGGGcctttaaattgaattcaaagtCATTGGGTAAGATGGTTCTTGCTATTTAATTCAAGTTATTAATGGTAATTAATGGAAGAGATGAAAAcccctaaaaattttaattttagggttATTGAGGGGTGTTTAGAAAATGAGTTAGATTAACAATTAAAGGGTATAAACTAGAGGAATTatgaacaaaatttaaaataaatctaaggGAAAACTATAACTATAGGGTTGGCCAAATTAGGGTAAGGAGGAGGAATGTGATTTTGGTTTAAAATGCATGATAatatgtgtttgtgtaagatGTATAAATGCAAAAGGATGATAAACTGAGTTTTAATTGCATGAATAAATTGTATGTTCTTGCATGAGAAGaacaatgaaaatttaattttatattaaaagaaactttatGTATATAAGTGTTAAGAGCTAAATGgattataaaagaattgagggTAAATGAATGAAATGAAGGAAGTGGAACAAAGTGAAAGAAGAAACCTAAGAAATTTGGGTATATTGGGCCAACCATAAAAGGAGTTTTAGGGAACTTGATTTAATTGATGAAGTTCTTATGAATTTAATTAGAATAAGTATAAAATGATTGGATAATGTGTCAACTGTGATAAGCTTTGAAGAAAAAtcttatgtttattttatggTGGGATTCAATCAACACTACGCTAGGGGGGAGATTAAATTCGTTAATTTAAATTGACATGGAATGTGTAACTAAATGTATTACATGAAGTGAATTATGAAGGGTTAAAATGAgattacaaaaaaatgaaacaaaacaaaaggaagaacatggatttgtgatgaaatagggctgaacacacacacacacacaccccaaACCAAAAGgataatcaaatcaaaagaaaaacaaatcaagagaaatcagtacgtggcgttgttacatctaaaaataatttaaagatctGGTCACAGGATTCCAACCAATATACTAGATATGAAAACAGAATAAGTTTCTGATGTGAATGAAGATGCAAGTTTATGACAAGATTCTCTaacaaacacagagcatacttaattTGTCAGAAATGAAAAAATTTGTAGAAATGTAAATATATAGTAGGACAATGAGATAGTATGGAATCTTACTTAAATTTGTATAGAAATCAATACAAGAGATATTGGTTAAATAAGGCATTTATCCTACCTTCGGGAAACTAATTCCTTCCCTATAAATCACAATgtaaatacaatataatataacatttctaaCACAATACAATGATAGACtaagaaagaaaatgacaagGTCTATGACACATACATATTGTTGGAGCTCGAGTGGTACCTACTTTTTATTGTACAGCTCATGTGGTCTTTCCTGTATCAACAAGTATACGACATTATTCTTCTACTACATGCTCATTccatgtaatattattttaagtttactTTCATCAATTTAAgttcattttcaattaaattcttgttttacttttttttcctatctattttcctttgttttctcaaCAAGAGTAAGTTTTTATAACTCACTCGCACACATATGCacattcaaatttctttcttaTAATCATTACCAGATCAAGTctcatataaaaacaacttttctaACAAGGTAGAAATTTACAAATTTTCAGTGAATTTAGACTATTCATTAAAGAATATCGTTTCTCAtttaaattgtaattataatcataaaaatatagtttcagTTGTGACTTTTATTCTTCGATAGCCAGACTACATTTATATTGAAGGAAAAGAGacttaatttaatctttaatgcACCAAATTACTCGATATCACAATTAGGCAAAACTGTCTAGCATAGTTTTTCAACTTGGTAACTCTCAGAGTTTTGCCCATATCcagagttttataactccaatTTATGCAAGGTTAGTTCCATTGAAAATTTAACATCCATGGATATAACTTCcatgaagaaataaattttaaatttcatcgtTTTTATACCCcaaattcttttaaaagatGAGTGATAAAATTGTCCTGTTTTTCATCCATAAATTACGTATTCCATTCATTTTTACATTATTCAATCAAgcagttctctctctctctctctctctctctctctctctctctatatatatatatatatatatatatatatatatatatatatatatataatgtcatCCATCCAAAGCCATTTTTAtgtttcattcaaaaaaattcGAATCCCTCCTAGACACTCTTGTTGTCGTGATTGGGTTCTTCAATTTGCCTTAGATTCCATcacttttctctcttgtttaAGTCTTTTTCACtcttaacataaataaaaaattttaatttttttaaatattaatttaacccattttatttctggtttaaattcatttattatcTTATTTGTAGTCGGGAGTTTACATGTATATTTTAGGTCTGTCTCTCATCTGCTGATGTAATAGTAGTAAAGTAGTTAGGTCTTCAtagttatattatataaaattcagTTATCTTTAtgtgtaattaaattttttggaattttatttagTAAGATGTCAAATATTAGTTGAgttgtatttttctttgtatGTATATGTTACTATAATATAATAGTCCTATGTAAGCAATATTGTATATAAATGGGGTATAATTTGGTGATGTAGACAATGAATGATAATGGATTGGGGGTAAGCCTAGGGATACATGTGTGGTGATCGATGAATTGTGTAAAAGTATAAGGATACGTGATTGTTGAGTATAATTATGGACTAAAACATGTATGTGATATGTTTAAAGTAGTGATAGGTTGACAGTGGTCTAAGGCCCAACCTTTAAGAATGATTATTGTGTTGGGAGAGATGAGAATTATATTAATTGCTATGCATGTatcttaagaaaagaagaacTGCATAGTGATTCAGACAGAAGAGACTCTACCAGAATTTTATTAAAGtttgaatatattaaattaaatgaaatgaaccttgaaataatataaatggtTACGAAGCATGggaacaagttaaaaaaattaacaagatttTTACGTacttaattattgaaaataaggATAAATGTATTTGAAATATTGGGGTGttacaaaaaaaagttgattttgatttcaattGATTTCATTCGATGAGAAAAGTTTATCTTAGATGGTGTTCTTAGCCCTTAAATTTGCCTGAGATGGCAGATATGAGCTCGAAAAGTTTTTGATTTCGggttaattttgagtttttggacGAATCTTTGGGTTGTTTGATCTCATAACGTGCttatcaaagtttttaaaatgttttatagtTGTTTGGGTAAAAACtagattgaaaatgagtttttatgtcaaaaaaccatcAGCAAAAACAGGCATCACGTCgcttacttttattatttttcaaaaacaaattaagacaaATAGCATATCATCTGCTccaatactaaataaaaatatatattggccTAGGCCCACGTGTATATACCTTATCTctgattttttagattgtttttttaaatagaggtttttttaattattttgtatatatttaatgtttcaaagaaattattctaattcatgtataattttgttatatataaataaactttatttttaaaaatataaaatatttattcttggataatatttacaatacgtataaccttgcataatattatttttattcggtcaattttatgtgtgtgtctatttctattatcatttgattaagtgaaaaaataattttaataaataaagtcaTTAAACAAAACTAGATTAATGGCTCATATTTatagatcaaatatcttaatttacatcTATCTCTCGACTTTTCAAGTTTCatctttagttatttttaataatttttatttatttattagatgatttttcatttatttaattaaatatatgtataaactttttaatttacttattggtttttatatgtaaaaaaacatattgtaaaaatttatatatttatcttttaaaaaaaatctgaccctcgacaaaacaaataaaaaacctagTCATCATCCTATTTAATGAAAAGGGAttgttattttagatttttaaaattcataaggGCCACTCTTAATTTAGTACCTATACACACTGACCTCAGGCATGTGCCACACTGACCTTGTAATACTGATTACCGAGGATTCTAGCagccatcttttttcttttcatttttattatttattggttAAATTTGTCTGTAATAGGAGGAGGAGTCCTTTtatattacataaataaataaataaaatttgtagtTATGAAACGCATAAAATTAACCGAAAcgtttttgtttataaaacaaGTCTTTTAAAGTATAGTTCTTGTTGAAAACTGTACAAGAGGATCGAAACAACCTATTTGATTATGATCATCTATACATTGAGGAGCTTGACAAaacatcttttatatttataaattgagGCATAATCTATATTAagaaatatgatgaaaataaatataattgttttttttttcagatttgattttctgaattaacttggtaaaatttataaaatcattcttgtaaaatattcctttaattctaataatcaaaataacactaaaataatttatcttaaaacaaaaaagtaaattCTCAAATAATCGTAAGTTCTTTTTATACCTGAGATTCATGTATTTATACTAACTCAACTCCGTATTCTACATAAATTGGACATGATACTAGTTTTTTTCGCTTGACGTAGAACATACCTAAAATGACAGCCGGAAGGATCAAATTGGCATGAAGTGTGGAACGAAAGCAGTTTCGCTGCTTGCTTCCTTCCATTCAAGCTCATCCCACCATTCCTTGTTTCCATATACAGTTGGTAAAGTTGAGGTGTTGTGAGTTTTGATCGATAGCTGTTTCAGGTTAGGGCAATCAATTACTGCAATGCTCTCCAAGGAAGGGAAAGCCAGTTCCCATGGAGTAATACTCCTTAGTTTTGGCAGGTTGCGGATAGACAGAGTTCGAAGGCTTCGAAATGCCTTCGAATCTTCCCTTGGTATCCCACTCCTGCTGACAACTTCTTCCATTTCTTCGCAGTACATTAAGTAAATCACCTCTAGCTTTGGAAGTTGTAAAACCCAGGAAACATTCCTCAACTTGCGGCAGTGCCAGATATTTATAGATTGAAGATTCTGCAGACATTCCCGAGTCACCGGATTCTTCCACACTGTTTCCAAGTTGGGAAGGCCATGTAACGCCACAACCTCCAGGCTGGGCAACCATTTTTTACCAGCCTCTTCATCAACTTGCAAGTACTGCAGGTCATAACAGTTATTGATGCTAAGCCTTCTCAACCTTTCGCCAAAACTGGAATTCAATGACAGTTGCAAGTAAAATAAGCCATCACATTGTTTAATGTAAAGATACTGTATTACTTTTAGTAAGCCGCTGAAACTATAGAGCCTCTTCAGGGTATTCAATTCATTAATAGTGATACCAAGTGTggtaagatacttcaaggattgcAAGTCTGCAAATCCAACTTCATTATCCTGCTGTTCCCAAACTCCATAGCTGTAATATACATTCAAAATTCGCAATTGCAGAAGTCCTGATATAGCTTCTTGTGGAATTATTCTAAGAGAATGTGTTCGCTGCAGATCCAAATGCTGCAACTTGGCCAAATCTCCAAGCTCTTTAGGCAATGAAGTTATCTTTGTCCCTGACAAATCAAGATGCCGCAACTCAACTAACTCATTGATGGATACTGGAATCTCTCTAAGACTGGTAAACGACAAATCCAGGACTCTTAAAGCAGGCATAAAGTGGAAAAAGGTAATTGGAATCCTGTTCAAACCACTGTTCCATTGGAGCAACAAGGTTGACAATCTGGGGCACTCGGGAATCTCTGCTAGTGTCGTTATTCCATTATCAAACAATGAAATTCGCAGTGAATGTTTCCAATGATCAGCTCTGGGTGCTTCGGTCAGCCCTGTACTGGCCTTCACCAGAAACTGATTGTTCGATCCACATTTTGAAGCTATCCATAAGTCAAAACTCCTGACTACATCATGCATCTTCACTTGAGTTTTCTCTTCGCCGGTTTCAAGCAGGCATGCAACTTTAAGAGAACCAATTAGAGCATGTCCCTGATTATACACATAACTAGCATGGAAACTGCCTAGAAATCCTTCCCCAATCCAGTACTCTATAAGCTGCTCTTTCTCGATAGAGTAGTCTTCAGGGAACAGGGAACAGTATAAGAAGCATGACCTCAGCGCATCAGTCTCCAGATTGTCATAGCTGAACTTTAGAAGAGAAAATACATCTCCATGCCTCGAAGTTCAGAAGGAGATCTGTTCAATACCtcaattgcatacttccattcCTCTTCAGTCTCTTTATTGGCCATGGCTTTTCCAATTGTGATCAAGGCAAGCGGCAAGCCTCCGCATTTTCTCACAATGGTCTCAGCATACGCCCGAATAGTTTCTGAATCAAAAATCTCCTTTTCCCCAACATTCTCGCAGAAGAGTTTCCACGAGTCTTCTTCACCCAAGAATTCCACTCTCAGCTTCTGATCAGCATACATGCCAGTACACACATCCAATGAACGTGTTGTGAATATCACTTTGCTTGTTTTCTCTGGAACAGGGATTCCCAACTTCGGAAGATCAATTCCCTCCCAGACATCATCTAACAAAAGGAGgaactttttccttttcataaGTTTATGTATTTTCAGTGCTCGTTGCTCGTGGCTTTCCAATTCTTCCCACGGCAAACCTAACCTGGCCCCAACAGCCCTTTGGATTTTATCGGCAACAAATTCTTTTGAGACCCCAACCCATATTACTACATCAAAATGGTGGCGTTTGGTGAGAAATTCGTTGTTAATAGTCTTCAAGAGAGTTGTCTTCCCGACTCCCCCCATTCCATAAATTCCAACTGTTCCAACTCCATCCTCTGCCAGAAATTGTCGAGCTCTTTCTAACATCATATCGAGTCCGACAGCTGGCCTACTCGGCATCTCCTCAACAGCATCAGGAATTGGGTCATCGGCGACGACATTAAAAGCTCCTTTTCCAATCAGTTCATTAGCTCTGTTTAGCAGCTTCGAAGCTTTCTTGCTGAGCTTGTATGTTGAACAGCAAGCATTGCAGCCCACACAGCATCGTCTTCTCTGTTCAAGATCTTCAATGATGGAGCTTGATTACGTAAGCAAGTATCCCTGTATATactatttgaatttaaattcctAAGAGATAAGGATTAGGATAAG encodes:
- the LOC18100365 gene encoding LOW QUALITY PROTEIN: disease resistance protein RPS2-like (The sequence of the model RefSeq protein was modified relative to this genomic sequence to represent the inferred CDS: inserted 1 base in 1 codon), which produces MDIVSPLIGMVHSLCISAAARLSYVVNVDQRIDSLSTALNELKDKRDDLKRKVERAEVEGLTCTSQVKGWLQRVEDIEAESITGALFTGKCSSDRREQIQLISAAVSATARYSASVEERARRHGLKVVNDDVVADILVQCLADSVVGSSIGTPMCNVKVQPGGRGVEVGFARAILLRCRRAPPGVTSGLGKGGWFCDVTVDTVGREDVVDWVAGIGVGGMIIGGGNVALIVQISGAADEEFRNNQGMALVSADYYYVWVEQNETDLDLCGRGFKHQELFMKLIKAYGILPGLHSPYQFSSSSIIEDLEQRRRCCVGCNACCSTYKLSKKASKLLNRANELIGKGAFNVVADDPIPDAVEEMPSRPAVGLDMMLERARQFLAEDGVGTVGIYGMGGVGKTTLLKTINNEFLTKRHHFDVVIWVGVSKEFVADKIQRAVGARLGLPWEELESHEQRALKIHKLMKRKKFLLLLDDVWEGIDLPKLGIPVPEKTSKVIFTTRSLDVCTGMYADQKLRVEFLGEEDSWKLFCENVGEKEIFDSETIRAYAETIVRKCGGLPLALITIGKAMANKETEEEWKYAIEVLNRSPSELRGMEXVFSLLKFSYDNLETDALRSCFLYCSLFPEDYSIEKEQLIEYWIGEGFLGSFHASYVYNQGHALIGSLKVACLLETGEEKTQVKMHDVVRSFDLWIASKCGSNNQFLVKASTGLTEAPRADHWKHSLRISLFDNGITTLAEIPECPRLSTLLLQWNSGLNRIPITFFHFMPALRVLDLSFTSLREIPVSINELVELRHLDLSGTKITSLPKELGDLAKLQHLDLQRTHSLRIIPQEAISGLLQLRILNVYYSYGVWEQQDNEVGFADLQSLKYLTTLGITINELNTLKRLYSFSGLLKVIQYLYIKQCDGLFYLQLSLNSSFGERLRRLSINNCYDLQYLQVDEEAGKKWLPSLEVVALHGLPNLETVWKNPVTRECLQNLQSINIWHCRKLRNVSWVLQLPKLEVIYLMYCEEMEEVVSRSGIPREDSKAFRSLRTLSIRNLPKLRSITPWELAFPSLESIAVIDCPNLKQLSIKTHNTSTLPTVYGNKEWWDELEWKEASSETAFVPHFMPI